AGTTAGATTTTTAGATATTATTTTATTTACAGCTCTGGTTATCTCATCTCGACCACCATAATTGATTAAAAGATTTACTGTTAAACCTTTAAAATCTTTGGTGTCATTTACAACTAAGATAATCTCTTTTTGAACATCTTCAGGAAGACCTTTTAAGTCTCCACTATGAACTACTCTGATTTGATTCTCTCTATAAAAATTATACTCTTGTTTTAAGTGTTTTTTTATGAGAAACATTAGAAAAGAGACCTCTTCCTGGGCTCTTTTCCAATTTTCAGTTGAAAAAGCATACAGAGATACAAATTTTATACCTATATCCGAAGCATACTTTATAATATTCTTAGCAGTATCTAGACCTTCTTGGTGTCCCTTTGTTCTAACAAGACCCTTTTCTCTAGCCCATCTACCATTTCCATCCATTATAAAACCTATATGGGATGGAAGATTTGACTTCAAATCCATTAAACTTCCATTATCTCTTTTTCTTTCTCTTTAAATACAATATCAACTTCTTTTATATATTTATCTGTAAGTTCTTGTATCTCAGTTTGTCCAGACTTAACTTCATCCTCAGAGAAATCACCTTTTTTGATAAGGTCATTAGAGTCTCTTCTTATGTTTCTAATGGCAATTTTACTGTTTTCACCAATATTTTTAGCTTGTTTACTTAACTCTTTTCTTCTCTGCTCTGTTAGAGGTGGAATGTTTATCCTTATAACCTTTCCATCATTACCTGGTGTAAGGCCTAAGTCAGAAGCAAAAATGGCTCTTTCTATCTCATTTAAACTATTTTTATCAAATGGTTGAATTACAATAAGCCTTGCTTCTGGAATACTAATTGTAGCAAGTTGATTTAATGGAGTAGGTGTCCCGTAATATTCAACTCGAATTTTATCAAATATAGATGCTGATGCTCTACCTGTTCTTATAGAATTAAATTCATTTTTAAGTGCAGATATACTCTTTTTCATTTTGTTCTCAGCACTTTGTTTAATAGTATCCATTTTTTATCCTTATAATTATAAACAGGCTACCTAAATAGATAGCCTGTTTTATATTCTATTTTCCTACAACAGTAAGAGCATAGTCTACTAATTCAACTGTTAAACCAGTCTCTTTAGCTACTTCTTTAGCTGCTTCTGCAACAGAAATTTTATCATTCTTT
Above is a genomic segment from Thiospirochaeta perfilievii containing:
- the uppS gene encoding polyprenyl diphosphate synthase, with translation MDLKSNLPSHIGFIMDGNGRWAREKGLVRTKGHQEGLDTAKNIIKYASDIGIKFVSLYAFSTENWKRAQEEVSFLMFLIKKHLKQEYNFYRENQIRVVHSGDLKGLPEDVQKEIILVVNDTKDFKGLTVNLLINYGGRDEITRAVNKIISKNLTNITESDIQKNLDNPMIPDVDLMIRSSGEERLSNFLLWQCAYSEFYYSNVLWPDFSVDDFNKALEAYNKRTRRFGGIK
- the frr gene encoding ribosome recycling factor, with translation MDTIKQSAENKMKKSISALKNEFNSIRTGRASASIFDKIRVEYYGTPTPLNQLATISIPEARLIVIQPFDKNSLNEIERAIFASDLGLTPGNDGKVIRINIPPLTEQRRKELSKQAKNIGENSKIAIRNIRRDSNDLIKKGDFSEDEVKSGQTEIQELTDKYIKEVDIVFKEKEKEIMEV